A genomic stretch from Antarcticibacterium flavum includes:
- a CDS encoding amidase family protein: protein MKKFYFILLFIAMTGCKENNSDTNEETAQDTLAVAEREYKVLDSQFLDKDVTWEPFNEDLERISENRYGVLSPMILDKTIPELQQAIKRGDFTYEEMVLFFLHRIKKLDRNNAKSLNSVIALNPNVVEEARNRDRDLQEGRQEKHPAFGIPVLLKDNINTSDMATTAGAVALTENRTEDAFIVERLRENGALILGKANLSEWAYFFCGDCPSGYSAIGGQTLNPYGRKILDTGGSSSGSAVAVAANFAPAAIGSETSGSILSPSSQNSLVGLKPTIGVLSRGGIVPISSTLDTPGPITKSVIDNAIIFSAMTGKDSKDPASMLNKNNEIDFYSGISGNTLKGKRLGAMKNLMEDSLYVAAVEDLRKAGAEVIIYEPEEVQLPNFIRLLNLDMKKDLPDYLETYGGEVEVRSVEDVMAYNLEDTLARAPYGQALFQGIMADTATPEEFAAIKDTLRRNGRRFFDVPMKEHNLDAILSINNYHAGFAAVAHYPAITVPMGYGENNAPKGLTFFSKPYTEANLYSLAYGYEQASKRRVSPGDYSD, encoded by the coding sequence ATGAAAAAATTCTATTTCATCCTCCTTTTTATTGCCATGACCGGTTGTAAGGAAAACAACAGCGATACCAATGAAGAAACGGCACAAGATACCCTTGCAGTGGCAGAAAGGGAATATAAGGTTCTTGATTCCCAATTCCTAGATAAAGATGTGACCTGGGAGCCCTTTAATGAAGACCTTGAAAGAATTTCAGAAAACCGTTATGGCGTTTTAAGCCCAATGATCCTTGATAAGACAATTCCTGAACTTCAACAAGCTATAAAAAGGGGAGATTTCACCTATGAGGAAATGGTTTTGTTCTTCCTGCACAGGATCAAAAAGCTGGACAGGAATAATGCAAAAAGTCTTAACTCGGTTATCGCTTTAAATCCAAACGTGGTTGAGGAAGCAAGGAACAGGGACAGGGATTTGCAGGAAGGAAGACAGGAGAAGCATCCCGCCTTTGGGATCCCGGTACTTCTTAAGGATAATATCAATACAAGTGACATGGCCACTACCGCAGGCGCAGTTGCTCTTACAGAGAATAGAACAGAAGATGCATTCATTGTTGAGCGGCTAAGAGAGAACGGTGCTTTGATCCTTGGAAAGGCTAATTTGAGTGAGTGGGCTTATTTCTTTTGTGGCGACTGCCCCAGTGGATATTCAGCAATTGGGGGTCAAACCCTCAACCCTTATGGAAGAAAGATCCTGGATACCGGCGGTTCCAGTAGTGGTAGCGCGGTAGCCGTGGCGGCAAATTTTGCTCCCGCAGCTATAGGGTCTGAAACCTCAGGCTCCATCCTGTCTCCTTCCAGCCAGAATTCCCTTGTTGGCCTTAAGCCTACTATAGGAGTGCTTAGCAGGGGAGGGATAGTACCTATTTCCAGTACCCTGGATACCCCGGGGCCAATAACAAAATCTGTTATTGACAATGCGATCATCTTTTCTGCAATGACAGGAAAGGATTCAAAAGATCCCGCTTCTATGCTCAATAAAAATAACGAAATTGATTTTTACAGCGGTATATCAGGAAACACCCTTAAAGGTAAGAGGCTGGGAGCTATGAAGAATCTAATGGAAGATTCACTTTACGTAGCTGCTGTAGAAGATCTAAGAAAGGCAGGAGCAGAGGTGATCATCTATGAACCCGAAGAGGTACAACTGCCAAATTTCATTAGGTTACTAAATCTTGATATGAAAAAAGATCTTCCAGATTATTTAGAGACCTATGGTGGGGAAGTGGAAGTGCGAAGCGTAGAGGATGTGATGGCTTATAACCTGGAAGACACTCTGGCCAGAGCCCCTTACGGGCAGGCTCTTTTTCAAGGGATAATGGCAGATACTGCTACTCCCGAAGAATTTGCAGCTATCAAAGATACCCTAAGAAGAAATGGCAGGAGATTCTTTGATGTTCCTATGAAGGAACATAATCTCGACGCCATATTATCCATTAATAATTATCACGCAGGTTTTGCAGCGGTAGCCCATTATCCCGCCATTACCGTTCCAATGGGATATGGGGAGAACAATGCACCAAAAGGCCTTACCTTCTTTTCAAAACCATATACAGAAGCCAATCTTTACTCCCTGGCCTATGGGTATGAACAGGCTTCAAAAAGAAGGGTTTCTCCAGGGGATTACTCCGACTAA
- a CDS encoding aminotransferase class IV, producing the protein MKPVKEYPAEVYLNGSWIKPQQATISVFDRGFMLGDGIYEVTPYYSGKAFKLKEHLDRLQYCLEEVQINFDAYPIAEIMAEAIERAGLAESDAAVYVQITRGVAPRTHYYPEKISPTVLLYAYPVKLEGFENKEWKVLSSKDKRWHRCDIKSTALLANVMANEEAIARGYDENILVRKGYFTEGSHSTIFFVKHGTVFTHPEGPHILSGVTRQVVLDLCRDLKIKVREDKVHLDELVEVDEIFLTGTTTQIVKVASVHSLEKEIFTPRKDTVTRQLQEEFLKLTRGK; encoded by the coding sequence ATGAAGCCAGTAAAAGAATATCCTGCAGAGGTCTATCTTAACGGAAGTTGGATCAAGCCACAGCAGGCAACCATATCGGTATTTGATCGTGGTTTTATGTTGGGTGATGGCATCTATGAAGTTACCCCTTATTACAGCGGAAAGGCTTTTAAGCTGAAGGAGCATCTTGATAGGTTGCAGTATTGCCTGGAGGAAGTGCAAATAAATTTTGATGCTTACCCCATAGCTGAAATTATGGCTGAAGCAATTGAACGTGCAGGACTGGCTGAAAGTGATGCTGCCGTATACGTACAAATTACCCGCGGCGTAGCTCCCCGCACTCATTATTATCCTGAAAAGATTTCGCCCACTGTTCTCCTTTATGCCTATCCTGTAAAACTGGAAGGCTTTGAAAATAAGGAATGGAAGGTACTTTCCTCAAAGGATAAACGCTGGCATCGCTGCGACATAAAATCCACGGCGCTACTGGCAAATGTCATGGCAAATGAAGAAGCTATTGCAAGGGGCTATGACGAGAACATCCTGGTGAGAAAAGGTTATTTTACTGAAGGTTCCCACTCCACTATATTTTTTGTGAAACACGGTACTGTCTTTACCCATCCTGAAGGGCCTCATATTCTTTCTGGTGTAACCCGGCAGGTAGTGCTGGATCTTTGCAGGGATTTAAAGATCAAAGTAAGGGAAGATAAGGTACACCTCGATGAGCTGGTTGAAGTAGATGAGATCTTCCTTACAGGCACCACCACTCAAATCGTCAAAGTAGCTTCTGTACATTCCCTGGAAAAAGAGATTTTCACACCCAGGAAAGACACAGTAACCAGGCAGTTGCAGGAGGAGTTTTTAAAACTCACCCGGGGAAAATAA
- a CDS encoding competence/damage-inducible protein A — protein sequence MTAEIITIGDELLIGQVADTNSSDIAQKLDRIGISVNQILTIKDEKEPILNAMEQATGRANVVIITGGLGPTKDDVTKYSFCEFFEDTLVNNEKVLHHIEELFKKIKNTPISDLNREQAMVPSRARVLHNKYGTAPGLWMEKKGTVFVALPGVPFEMQMLMNREVIPALKEKFNRPYIYHKTVRTFGLGESAVAQRLEEWEDNLPTHLKLAYLPDLGSVRLRLSGKGENEEELKSLVEEQLDTLYPLIEDIMSNKVQEDDDITVTISKLLLEREQFLAAAESCTGGHLAAQFTTNPGASTCFKGGIVTYATRSKEEILNVPHEIIEEHSVVSSEVAKSMAKNARDLFKADYALATTGNAGPKKGESDAEVGTVYIGVATPQKVYSHKYVFGKTREQVVNKAVNKAFELILQELVKNSSSGKKDGGH from the coding sequence ATGACTGCAGAGATTATTACAATAGGAGATGAACTCCTTATTGGGCAGGTGGCCGATACGAACTCATCTGATATTGCCCAAAAACTTGACCGCATAGGTATAAGCGTAAACCAGATCCTTACAATAAAAGATGAAAAAGAGCCTATCCTTAATGCGATGGAACAGGCCACGGGAAGGGCAAATGTGGTGATCATCACCGGCGGTCTTGGCCCTACAAAAGATGATGTTACCAAATACAGCTTCTGCGAATTCTTTGAGGATACCCTGGTGAATAATGAGAAGGTGCTGCACCATATAGAAGAGCTTTTTAAGAAAATTAAGAACACTCCAATTTCAGATCTTAACCGGGAGCAGGCAATGGTGCCGTCACGGGCCAGGGTCCTGCATAACAAATATGGAACTGCACCGGGGCTTTGGATGGAGAAGAAGGGGACTGTCTTTGTTGCCTTACCAGGTGTGCCCTTTGAGATGCAAATGCTTATGAACCGGGAGGTGATCCCGGCCCTTAAAGAAAAATTCAACCGGCCATATATCTACCATAAAACGGTAAGGACCTTTGGTTTGGGTGAAAGTGCAGTGGCCCAAAGGTTAGAAGAGTGGGAGGATAATTTGCCAACTCATTTAAAATTAGCCTATCTACCAGATCTTGGAAGTGTAAGACTGCGCCTAAGCGGCAAGGGTGAAAACGAGGAAGAATTAAAATCATTGGTTGAAGAGCAACTCGATACCCTGTATCCCCTTATAGAGGATATAATGTCCAATAAAGTGCAGGAGGATGATGACATTACAGTGACCATTAGTAAGCTCCTGCTGGAAAGAGAGCAATTTCTTGCTGCGGCGGAGAGTTGTACGGGAGGGCACCTGGCAGCTCAATTTACCACCAACCCCGGTGCCTCTACCTGCTTTAAGGGTGGTATTGTCACCTATGCAACCCGCTCCAAAGAAGAGATCCTTAACGTACCACACGAAATAATAGAAGAGCACAGCGTGGTAAGCAGTGAGGTAGCAAAAAGTATGGCCAAAAATGCAAGGGACCTCTTTAAGGCAGATTATGCCCTTGCTACCACGGGTAATGCAGGACCTAAAAAGGGAGAAAGTGATGCAGAGGTGGGGACGGTTTATATAGGAGTGGCAACACCACAAAAAGTTTACTCGCATAAATATGTTTTCGGAAAAACCCGGGAACAGGTAGTTAATAAAGCTGTAAATAAAGCTTTTGAGCTTATTTTGCAGGAGCTTGTTAAAAATAGTTCTTCCGGAAAAAAAGACGGGGGGCATTGA
- the ftsY gene encoding signal recognition particle-docking protein FtsY — protein MSLFKKMFSREKKETLDKGLEKSKTTFLSKMGKAVAGKAKVDDEVLDDLEDVLISSDVGVATTIKIIRRIEERVARDKYLGTEELNEILREEIAGLLSETDSGTGDGFTFPKDKKPYVIMVVGVNGVGKTTTIGKLAHQFKQEGKSVLLGAADTFRAAAIDQLQIWADRTQVPIVKQKMGSDPASVAFDAVQSAVKQNVDVVIIDTAGRLHNKVNLMNELTKVKRVMQKVVDDAPHEVLLVLDGSTGQNAFEQAKQFTAATEVTSLAVTKLDGTAKGGVVIGISDQFQIPVKYIGIGEGINDLQVFNKFEFVDSFFKK, from the coding sequence ATGAGTTTATTTAAAAAGATGTTTTCAAGGGAGAAAAAAGAGACCCTTGATAAAGGATTAGAGAAATCAAAAACCACTTTCCTTTCCAAAATGGGGAAAGCTGTTGCCGGGAAGGCAAAAGTAGATGATGAGGTCCTGGATGATCTTGAGGATGTTCTTATAAGCAGCGATGTGGGGGTGGCAACCACCATTAAGATCATAAGACGAATTGAGGAAAGGGTGGCCCGGGATAAATATTTGGGAACAGAGGAGCTTAACGAAATCCTTAGGGAAGAGATCGCTGGACTACTTTCTGAAACAGATAGCGGTACAGGTGATGGTTTCACATTTCCGAAAGATAAAAAACCATACGTGATCATGGTGGTTGGCGTTAATGGTGTGGGGAAAACCACCACCATTGGAAAGCTTGCCCACCAGTTCAAACAGGAAGGGAAAAGCGTATTGCTTGGAGCTGCCGATACTTTCAGGGCAGCGGCAATTGATCAACTTCAAATTTGGGCAGACAGGACACAAGTGCCTATTGTAAAACAAAAAATGGGAAGTGACCCGGCATCTGTAGCTTTTGATGCTGTGCAAAGTGCAGTTAAACAAAACGTGGATGTGGTGATCATAGATACTGCAGGAAGGCTTCATAATAAGGTAAATCTAATGAATGAGCTTACCAAGGTTAAACGGGTAATGCAAAAGGTTGTGGATGATGCACCACACGAGGTATTACTGGTACTTGATGGTTCTACCGGCCAAAATGCCTTTGAGCAGGCAAAACAGTTTACAGCCGCGACAGAGGTAACTTCTCTTGCAGTTACAAAGCTGGACGGTACCGCTAAAGGCGGGGTGGTCATAGGTATAAGTGACCAGTTCCAGATCCCTGTAAAATATATAGGCATTGGCGAAGGCATCAATGACCTGCAAGTATTTAACAAGTTTGAATTTGTAGACTCTTTCTTCAAAAAATAA
- a CDS encoding DUF4295 domain-containing protein, protein MAKKSVASLQTGSKRLTKAIKMVKSPKTGAYTFVEAIMTPEQVNDFLSKK, encoded by the coding sequence ATGGCAAAGAAATCAGTAGCAAGTTTACAAACAGGTTCCAAGAGATTGACCAAAGCCATCAAGATGGTAAAGTCACCAAAGACAGGTGCATATACTTTTGTTGAAGCAATTATGACGCCTGAGCAGGTTAATGACTTTTTAAGCAAGAAGTAA
- the rimO gene encoding 30S ribosomal protein S12 methylthiotransferase RimO — protein MRTKSLKKNKINVVTLGCSKNVYDSEVLMGQLRANDKDVVHEEEGNIVVINTCGFIDNAKEESVNTILEFVQKKQDGEVDQVFVTGCLSERYKPDLIKEIPDVDQYFGTTELPALLKALEADYKHELVGERLTTTPKNYAYLKIAEGCDRPCSFCAIPLMRGKHRSTPIEDLVTEAKNLAAQGVKELILIAQDLTYYGLDLYKKRNLAELLENLVKVEGIEWIRLHYAFPTGFPLDVLEVMKREQKVCNYIDIPLQHISDDLLKSMRRGTTHEKTTNLLKDFRKFVPEMTIRTTLIVGYPGETKEHFQELKDWVKEMRFERLGCFTYSHEENTHAYNLEDDVPQEIKQQRANEIMEIQSQISWELNQQKIGQNFKVVIDRKEGNYFVGRTEFDSPDVDNEVLIDATSTYLKTGEFYTIKITEAADFDLYGEPVDKNTGKPTRKEIKVRAV, from the coding sequence ATGAGGACAAAGTCGTTAAAGAAGAACAAGATCAATGTAGTAACCCTTGGCTGCAGTAAGAATGTGTATGACAGCGAGGTGTTGATGGGGCAGCTGCGCGCCAATGACAAGGATGTTGTTCATGAGGAGGAAGGTAACATCGTGGTGATCAATACCTGCGGGTTCATTGATAACGCCAAGGAGGAATCTGTAAATACTATTCTTGAATTTGTCCAGAAGAAGCAGGATGGGGAAGTGGACCAGGTATTCGTGACCGGTTGCTTAAGCGAGCGATACAAGCCGGACCTTATAAAAGAGATCCCAGATGTTGACCAGTATTTTGGCACAACAGAACTTCCCGCATTGCTGAAGGCCCTTGAAGCCGATTATAAGCACGAACTGGTAGGGGAACGACTTACTACCACACCTAAAAACTACGCTTATCTAAAAATAGCTGAAGGATGTGACCGTCCCTGTTCTTTTTGTGCCATTCCTTTAATGAGAGGAAAGCACCGGTCTACTCCCATAGAAGACCTGGTGACTGAAGCTAAGAACCTTGCCGCACAAGGGGTGAAGGAATTGATCCTTATCGCCCAGGACCTTACGTATTACGGGCTGGATCTTTATAAAAAGAGAAACCTGGCAGAGTTGCTGGAGAACCTGGTAAAGGTAGAGGGAATTGAGTGGATTCGTCTACACTACGCCTTCCCAACTGGATTTCCACTGGATGTCCTGGAGGTAATGAAAAGGGAGCAGAAGGTTTGTAATTATATAGATATCCCGCTTCAGCATATTTCCGATGATCTGTTGAAATCGATGCGAAGGGGAACCACCCACGAGAAGACAACCAATTTACTTAAGGATTTCAGGAAATTTGTACCGGAAATGACGATACGTACAACCCTTATTGTTGGTTATCCCGGGGAAACCAAAGAACATTTTCAGGAACTCAAGGATTGGGTAAAGGAGATGCGTTTTGAAAGACTTGGCTGTTTTACCTATTCTCACGAGGAAAACACACATGCCTATAATCTCGAGGACGATGTGCCACAGGAAATAAAGCAACAGCGTGCTAATGAAATTATGGAAATCCAATCTCAAATTTCCTGGGAACTGAATCAGCAAAAAATAGGACAAAACTTTAAAGTTGTGATAGACCGTAAGGAAGGCAATTACTTTGTGGGCCGTACTGAATTTGATTCGCCAGATGTTGATAATGAGGTGTTAATAGATGCTACATCTACTTATTTGAAAACCGGGGAATTCTACACTATAAAAATAACCGAAGCTGCAGATTTTGATCTGTACGGTGAGCCGGTGGATAAAAATACAGGAAAACCAACCCGAAAGGAGATCAAGGTAAGAGCCGTTTAA
- the rpmB gene encoding 50S ribosomal protein L28, whose translation MSRVCELTGKKAMVGNNVSHAMNKTKRKFNINLLKKRFYIPEEDRWVTLKVSASALKNINKKGISAVMKEAREKGYLNK comes from the coding sequence ATGTCAAGAGTTTGTGAGCTTACGGGTAAAAAAGCAATGGTAGGGAACAATGTTTCTCACGCTATGAATAAAACCAAACGTAAATTTAACATCAACCTGTTAAAGAAGCGTTTTTATATTCCAGAGGAGGATAGATGGGTAACCTTAAAGGTATCTGCATCTGCATTAAAAAACATCAATAAAAAAGGGATCTCTGCTGTAATGAAAGAAGCCAGAGAAAAAGGTTATTTGAATAAATAA
- a CDS encoding erythromycin esterase family protein, with translation MFSSEKRIKDTFYKRLETDNDLDPLMDTIGDASYVLLGEASHGTHEYYTWRAKITKRLILEKGFSFIAVEGDWPDCYRINKWLKDPNDTTAVKDVLSQFNRWPTWMWANWEIAALAGWLKDHNSSLPEEKKIGFYGLDVYSLWDSMEIMVNYLEKEDPKTAKLAKNAFKCFEPFKERDSYASVFSGARPGCRDEVIRLLQEVRENTHKYSGEKEADLNAEINSLVMANAEKYYRAMAGFGEDSWNVRDRHMVETLNSLMKYHGPHAKVIIWEHNTHVGDARATNMAEDGLVNVGQLVREQHPGEEVFIAGFGSYEGSVIAGDYWGSPMKIMKVPPAIKSSVEYKLHKEYGENALIIFRENEDLQQHFAETTGHRAIGVVYHPERERGNYVPSRMPQRYDAFLYLEETTALHPLKIEPGGIGIPDTYPFGI, from the coding sequence ATGTTTTCTTCAGAAAAGAGAATAAAAGATACTTTTTATAAAAGGCTGGAGACAGATAATGACCTTGACCCTTTGATGGATACTATAGGGGATGCCAGCTATGTATTGCTGGGAGAGGCGAGTCATGGAACCCATGAATACTACACCTGGAGGGCAAAGATCACAAAGCGCCTCATTTTGGAAAAAGGTTTTTCTTTCATAGCAGTTGAGGGCGACTGGCCAGATTGTTACAGGATCAATAAATGGCTCAAGGATCCTAACGATACCACTGCAGTAAAAGATGTATTATCACAATTTAACCGGTGGCCTACCTGGATGTGGGCCAATTGGGAAATAGCCGCCCTTGCCGGCTGGCTTAAAGATCATAACTCCTCGCTCCCCGAAGAGAAAAAAATAGGGTTCTATGGGCTGGATGTTTACAGCCTTTGGGATTCGATGGAGATAATGGTTAATTACCTGGAAAAGGAGGACCCTAAAACTGCCAAACTCGCGAAGAATGCCTTTAAATGTTTCGAACCTTTTAAGGAAAGGGATTCGTATGCCTCGGTATTTTCAGGGGCCCGGCCGGGATGCAGAGATGAAGTTATCAGGTTGCTGCAGGAAGTACGTGAGAACACCCATAAATATTCAGGTGAAAAGGAAGCCGACCTCAATGCAGAGATAAACAGCCTGGTAATGGCTAATGCTGAAAAATATTACCGGGCTATGGCAGGGTTTGGAGAAGATTCCTGGAACGTACGCGACCGGCACATGGTGGAAACCCTGAACAGCCTTATGAAGTATCATGGACCCCATGCAAAAGTGATCATATGGGAGCATAACACTCACGTTGGAGATGCCAGGGCAACAAATATGGCAGAGGATGGCCTGGTGAATGTTGGACAGCTTGTTAGGGAACAACATCCAGGAGAGGAAGTCTTTATTGCCGGCTTTGGTTCTTATGAAGGTAGTGTGATCGCAGGTGATTACTGGGGAAGCCCTATGAAAATAATGAAAGTACCGCCGGCCATCAAAAGTAGTGTGGAGTATAAGCTACACAAAGAATATGGGGAAAATGCCCTGATCATATTTAGGGAAAATGAGGACCTGCAGCAGCATTTTGCTGAAACAACAGGCCATCGTGCCATTGGGGTGGTCTACCACCCGGAAAGGGAACGGGGAAACTATGTTCCCAGCAGGATGCCACAGCGGTATGATGCCTTTTTATATCTTGAGGAAACCACTGCATTACATCCTTTAAAGATAGAACCCGGCGGTATTGGGATACCAGACACCTACCCCTTTGGAATATAG
- a CDS encoding DmpA family aminopeptidase: MMRIPAFLFLLLILCVTNSFSQQRARDLGVKIGVLPTGAQNAITDVEGVKVGHTTLVAGNSVRTGVTAILPHPGNIFQQKVPAAVFVGNGFGKLAGSTQVQELGNLETPVILTNTLNVATAMEAVIEYSLGLPGNEEVYSVNAVVGETNDGYLNDIRGRHVQKKDVITAIQKAEGGPVAEGNVGAGTGTVAFGYKGGIGTSSRKLPENLGGYTIGVLVQTNFGGVLEIAGAPVGKELGKFSFSNELFNNADGSCMIVVATNAPLDSRNLERLAKRAFLGLAKTGGIVSNGSGDYVIAFSTAEGVRTPYKVDGKLLKQEVVPNDLMSPLFMAAIEATEEAILNSLFMAESTTGFKGRTIEALPMDKVLPILREYGVLE, encoded by the coding sequence ATGATGAGAATTCCCGCCTTCCTCTTTTTACTCCTTATCCTGTGTGTTACTAACAGTTTTAGTCAGCAACGAGCACGGGACCTGGGGGTGAAAATTGGCGTCCTGCCAACGGGAGCACAAAATGCGATTACAGATGTGGAGGGAGTAAAAGTAGGGCATACGACCCTTGTAGCGGGAAATTCTGTAAGAACCGGAGTTACGGCTATCCTGCCACATCCAGGAAATATCTTTCAACAGAAAGTACCCGCAGCGGTATTTGTGGGTAACGGATTTGGAAAACTGGCCGGCAGCACCCAGGTGCAGGAGCTGGGAAATCTTGAAACTCCCGTTATTCTCACCAACACCCTAAATGTAGCCACTGCTATGGAAGCGGTTATCGAATACAGCCTGGGGCTTCCCGGGAATGAGGAGGTTTATTCGGTTAATGCGGTGGTGGGGGAAACCAACGACGGCTACCTGAATGATATTCGCGGGAGGCATGTACAAAAGAAAGATGTGATCACCGCCATTCAAAAGGCCGAAGGTGGACCTGTTGCTGAAGGAAATGTAGGCGCAGGAACAGGGACCGTAGCCTTCGGTTATAAGGGCGGAATTGGGACTTCCTCGAGGAAGTTACCTGAAAATTTAGGGGGTTACACCATTGGAGTACTGGTGCAGACTAATTTTGGCGGAGTGCTGGAAATAGCGGGGGCACCGGTGGGAAAAGAGCTGGGGAAATTCAGTTTCAGCAATGAGCTTTTTAATAATGCAGACGGCTCCTGTATGATAGTGGTCGCCACAAATGCTCCCCTGGACAGCAGGAACCTCGAGCGGCTGGCAAAACGTGCTTTCCTGGGGCTGGCCAAGACCGGCGGAATCGTTTCCAACGGCAGCGGGGATTATGTGATCGCCTTTTCTACTGCTGAAGGAGTTCGTACTCCTTATAAGGTCGATGGAAAGCTTTTAAAACAGGAGGTAGTACCCAATGACCTCATGTCCCCGCTTTTTATGGCTGCCATAGAAGCTACTGAAGAAGCTATCCTTAATTCCCTCTTTATGGCAGAATCTACTACAGGATTTAAAGGAAGGACTATAGAGGCACTGCCAATGGATAAAGTGCTTCCAATCCTAAGGGAATATGGGGTACTGGAATAA
- the rpmG gene encoding 50S ribosomal protein L33 — translation MAKKGNRIQVILECTEHKESGKPGTSRYITTKNKKNTPDRMELKKFNPILKKMTVHKEIK, via the coding sequence ATGGCAAAGAAAGGTAACAGAATACAGGTAATCTTAGAATGTACAGAGCATAAGGAATCCGGAAAACCGGGTACTTCAAGATATATTACAACTAAAAATAAAAAGAACACGCCAGATAGAATGGAGTTAAAGAAATTTAACCCTATCCTAAAGAAAATGACGGTTCATAAAGAGATAAAATAA
- a CDS encoding class I fructose-bisphosphate aldolase, producing the protein MKTIDEIREKLGENASYYLDHVSKKISKERLEIPGPRTVDNFINSDRNPQVLKSLQSLYNHGNLAGTGYLNILPIDQGIEHSAAFSFYKNQDYFDPENILKLAIEAGCNGVATTFGALALHARKYAHKIPFVVKINHNELLTYPTTYDQIPFGSVREAWDMGATAIGATIYFGSEESSRQIQEIAAAFEEAHQLGLATILWCYTRNSEFKTKKEDFHTAADLTGQANHIGVTIKADIIKQKLPETNFGYREINFGKQDEDMYESLTTDHPIDLCRYQVANCYMGKIGLINSGGGSKGESDIQEAVRTAVINKRAGGSGLIMGRKAFQRPLQQGIDILRSVQEVYLEPGITVA; encoded by the coding sequence ATGAAGACTATAGATGAAATACGTGAAAAGCTTGGAGAAAATGCTTCTTATTACCTGGACCATGTAAGTAAAAAGATTTCAAAAGAACGCCTGGAGATCCCCGGGCCACGTACTGTGGATAATTTCATTAATAGTGACAGGAATCCGCAGGTGTTAAAAAGCTTGCAAAGTCTATACAACCACGGAAATCTTGCAGGTACCGGTTATTTGAATATTTTACCAATTGACCAGGGGATAGAACATTCTGCCGCATTTTCATTTTATAAGAACCAGGACTATTTTGATCCTGAAAATATTCTCAAACTGGCGATAGAAGCAGGATGTAATGGGGTAGCCACCACTTTTGGAGCCCTGGCCCTTCACGCCCGAAAATATGCTCATAAGATCCCATTTGTAGTAAAGATAAATCACAATGAGCTACTCACCTATCCTACCACCTATGACCAAATCCCGTTTGGTAGTGTAAGGGAGGCCTGGGATATGGGCGCTACCGCTATTGGTGCCACAATTTACTTTGGATCTGAAGAAAGCAGCAGGCAAATCCAGGAGATTGCTGCCGCCTTTGAAGAGGCCCATCAACTTGGACTGGCAACCATCCTATGGTGCTATACCAGGAACAGTGAGTTCAAGACCAAAAAAGAAGATTTCCATACCGCTGCAGATCTTACCGGGCAGGCAAATCATATTGGGGTTACCATAAAAGCCGATATCATTAAGCAGAAGTTACCCGAAACTAACTTTGGCTACAGGGAGATCAATTTTGGTAAACAGGATGAGGACATGTATGAGAGCCTTACCACAGATCATCCAATTGACCTTTGCCGTTACCAGGTGGCCAATTGCTATATGGGCAAGATTGGCCTAATAAATTCCGGTGGAGGTTCCAAGGGAGAATCTGATATCCAGGAGGCAGTACGCACAGCAGTGATAAACAAACGCGCCGGCGGTAGCGGACTCATTATGGGCCGTAAGGCTTTCCAGCGGCCATTGCAGCAGGGAATAGATATTTTAAGGAGTGTACAGGAAGTTTACCTGGAGCCTGGAATTACGGTGGCTTAG